From the Quadrisphaera sp. RL12-1S genome, one window contains:
- a CDS encoding TatD family hydrolase — MLDRPDVTEPPELPEGYPPVPEPLPLAGGAGAVDDHTHLDHLDDDDVDRLLAAAAAAGVPRAVQIGCDEAARAWTDRAVRRWPQLLGGVAVHPNEAPELARAGRLDAALAEVERLVTTNDRIRVVGETGLDSFRTDWDDDDARRAQLDSFAAHIAIAKRTGATLQIHDRDAHAEVLDVLRAEGAPERVVFHCFSGDAAMARLCAENGWYLSIAGTVTFKSNHVLREAVRAVPPVILQVETDAPYLTPVPHRGRPNGSHLVPLTVRVIASELRHDEEELVRILSRSSENLYGQW; from the coding sequence GTGCTGGACAGGCCTGACGTGACGGAGCCGCCCGAGCTGCCGGAGGGCTACCCGCCGGTGCCGGAACCGCTGCCGCTCGCCGGTGGCGCCGGTGCGGTGGACGACCACACCCACCTCGACCACCTCGACGACGACGACGTCGACCGGCTCCTGGCCGCGGCGGCTGCCGCCGGGGTGCCCCGCGCGGTGCAGATCGGGTGCGACGAGGCGGCCCGGGCCTGGACGGACCGCGCCGTGCGCCGCTGGCCCCAGCTGCTCGGCGGCGTGGCGGTCCACCCCAACGAGGCGCCCGAGCTGGCCCGCGCCGGCCGTCTCGACGCCGCGCTCGCGGAGGTCGAGCGCCTCGTCACCACCAACGACCGGATCCGCGTGGTGGGGGAGACCGGCCTGGACTCCTTCCGCACCGACTGGGACGACGACGACGCCCGCCGCGCGCAGCTGGACAGCTTCGCGGCGCACATCGCCATCGCCAAGCGCACGGGCGCGACCCTGCAGATCCACGACCGCGACGCGCACGCCGAGGTGCTCGACGTCCTCCGGGCCGAGGGCGCCCCGGAGCGGGTGGTGTTCCACTGCTTCTCCGGCGACGCCGCCATGGCGCGGCTGTGCGCCGAGAACGGGTGGTACCTGAGCATCGCCGGGACGGTCACGTTCAAGAGCAACCACGTCCTCCGGGAGGCGGTCAGGGCGGTGCCGCCCGTCATCCTCCAGGTGGAGACGGATGCCCCCTACCTCACCCCGGTGCCGCACCGCGGGCGCCCGAACGGGAGCCACCTCGTGCCTCTCACCGTTCGGGTGATCGCGTCAGAGCTGCGACACGACGAAGAAGAACTCGTGAGAATCCTGAGCCGGAGCAGCGAGAACCTCTACGGTCAGTGGTGA
- a CDS encoding endonuclease domain-containing protein yields the protein MPHIRTPLPVQLRNRPFTVTEARRLGVTEKRLRSSDLRTPFRGVKVSAALDWTVALRARCALLAAPGGCAVVGDDAVELHRLPTPFGARPAMDSGVSLLVPRATTAPRMNGLVVHPHRLHPETPLWRVGGVRVPGIEDLWAVRCAALDDESGIALGDAVLRRLQGDQTPMAAAVERLPVEQRARATRLFSFVRHEVCSPVETRLRLLVLRAGVPAASHFATPIPREGRAEVWPDLQWESVRVAVEVDGPHHAADAQHESDIRRNRTTKHHGWTQVVVSSREVMRQPHDVVRWISDELRTAGLRW from the coding sequence GTGCCCCACATCAGGACGCCGCTGCCGGTCCAGCTGAGGAACCGGCCCTTCACCGTGACCGAGGCCCGACGCCTCGGGGTCACCGAGAAGCGTCTGCGCTCATCCGACCTGCGCACTCCTTTCCGCGGGGTCAAGGTCAGCGCCGCCCTCGACTGGACGGTGGCCTTGCGAGCCCGGTGCGCGCTGCTGGCCGCGCCCGGCGGTTGCGCCGTGGTCGGGGACGATGCGGTCGAGCTGCACCGCCTGCCCACGCCCTTCGGGGCGCGGCCGGCCATGGACTCCGGGGTCAGCCTCCTGGTCCCGCGGGCCACCACGGCGCCGCGGATGAACGGCCTGGTCGTGCACCCGCACCGCTTGCACCCCGAGACCCCGCTGTGGCGGGTGGGAGGGGTGCGGGTCCCCGGCATCGAGGACCTGTGGGCGGTGCGGTGCGCCGCCCTGGACGACGAGAGCGGGATCGCCCTCGGCGACGCGGTGCTGCGGCGGCTGCAGGGCGACCAGACTCCGATGGCCGCAGCTGTGGAGCGACTGCCGGTGGAGCAGCGGGCCCGAGCGACCCGGCTGTTCAGCTTCGTCAGGCACGAGGTGTGCTCACCGGTCGAGACGCGGCTGCGGTTGCTCGTGCTCCGCGCCGGCGTGCCGGCTGCCAGCCACTTCGCGACGCCGATCCCCCGTGAGGGCAGGGCCGAGGTCTGGCCGGACCTGCAGTGGGAGTCGGTGCGCGTCGCCGTCGAGGTCGACGGACCCCACCACGCTGCTGACGCCCAGCACGAGAGCGACATCCGCAGGAACCGGACCACGAAGCACCACGGCTGGACCCAGGTGGTCGTCTCCTCGCGCGAGGTGATGAGGCAGCCCCACGACGTGGTGCGCTGGATCAGCGACGAGCTCCGCACGGCAGGGCTCCGCTGGTGA
- the metG gene encoding methionine--tRNA ligase: MTHVLSAVAWPYANGPRHIGHVAGFGVPSDVYSRYMRMAGHDVLMVSGTDEHGTPILVQAEAEGVTPQELVDKNNRIIVEDLVALGLSYDLFTRTTTRNHYAVAQELFATVHRNGYMVEQTTMGAISPSTGRTLPDRYIEGTCPICSYGSARGDQCDNCGNQLDPVDLIDPRSRINGETPQFVESQHFFLDLPALAEALGEWLHGRDEAGAWRPNVLKFSLNLLDDVRPRAMTRDIDWGIPVPLDGWRDQPNKRLYVWFDAVIGYLSASVEWARRSGDPEAWRSWWSTPEARSAYFMGKDNITFHSQIWPAELLGYDGRGARGGEPGEYGALELPTEVVSSEFLTMEGGKFSSSRGVVIYVRDFLARYQPDALRYYIAVAGPENQDSDFTWEAFLRRTNDELVSTWGNLVNRTASMIARNVGSIPSAGTLTDDDEALLATVRGGFASVGSLIEGHRQKAAITEAMRLAGEANRYLAAQAPWQLKKTDPARMETVLHVAAQAVVDLNTLLSPFLPHSSSLVHRALGGSGEFQPMPVIAEVDDLDGGPGYPVITGDYSGVPAWEPRDVVPGTPVAAPSPIFTKLDESIVAEELDRLGGDA, translated from the coding sequence ATGACCCACGTCCTGTCCGCCGTCGCCTGGCCGTACGCCAACGGCCCGCGCCACATCGGCCACGTCGCCGGTTTCGGCGTGCCCTCCGACGTCTACAGCCGCTACATGCGGATGGCGGGTCACGACGTGCTCATGGTCTCCGGCACCGACGAGCACGGGACGCCGATCCTCGTGCAGGCCGAGGCGGAGGGCGTCACGCCGCAGGAGCTGGTGGACAAGAACAACCGGATCATCGTCGAGGACCTCGTGGCCCTCGGCCTGTCCTACGACCTGTTCACCCGCACCACCACGCGCAACCACTACGCCGTGGCGCAGGAGCTGTTCGCCACCGTGCACCGCAACGGGTACATGGTCGAGCAGACGACCATGGGCGCGATCTCGCCGTCGACGGGCCGCACCCTGCCCGACCGCTACATCGAGGGCACCTGCCCCATCTGCTCCTACGGCTCCGCCCGCGGCGACCAGTGCGACAACTGCGGCAACCAGCTCGACCCGGTCGACCTCATCGACCCGCGCTCGCGGATCAACGGCGAGACGCCGCAGTTCGTGGAGAGCCAGCACTTCTTCCTCGACCTGCCAGCGCTCGCGGAGGCGCTGGGGGAGTGGCTGCACGGGCGCGACGAGGCCGGCGCGTGGCGTCCCAACGTGCTGAAGTTCTCCCTCAACCTCCTCGACGACGTGCGCCCGCGCGCCATGACCCGCGACATCGACTGGGGCATCCCGGTGCCGCTCGACGGCTGGCGCGACCAGCCGAACAAGCGGCTCTACGTCTGGTTCGACGCCGTCATCGGCTACCTCTCGGCGTCCGTCGAGTGGGCGCGCCGCTCCGGGGACCCGGAGGCGTGGCGCTCGTGGTGGTCCACTCCGGAGGCGCGGTCGGCGTACTTCATGGGGAAGGACAACATCACCTTCCACTCCCAGATCTGGCCGGCGGAGCTGCTCGGGTACGACGGCCGCGGCGCGCGCGGCGGCGAGCCCGGGGAGTACGGGGCCCTGGAGCTGCCCACCGAGGTGGTCTCCTCGGAGTTCCTCACCATGGAGGGCGGCAAGTTCTCCTCCTCGCGCGGCGTGGTCATCTACGTGCGCGACTTCCTCGCCCGCTACCAGCCCGACGCGCTGCGCTACTACATCGCGGTGGCCGGCCCGGAGAACCAGGACTCCGACTTCACGTGGGAGGCGTTCCTGCGGCGCACCAACGACGAGCTGGTCTCCACGTGGGGCAACCTCGTCAACCGGACCGCGTCGATGATCGCCAGGAACGTGGGCTCGATCCCGTCCGCCGGGACCCTGACCGACGACGACGAGGCGCTGCTCGCGACGGTGCGCGGCGGCTTCGCCAGCGTGGGCTCGCTCATCGAGGGGCACCGGCAGAAGGCGGCCATCACCGAGGCGATGCGCCTGGCGGGTGAGGCCAACCGCTACCTGGCCGCGCAGGCGCCGTGGCAGCTCAAGAAGACCGACCCGGCGCGCATGGAGACCGTGCTGCACGTGGCGGCGCAGGCCGTGGTCGACCTCAACACGCTGCTCTCGCCTTTCCTGCCGCACTCCTCCTCCCTGGTGCACCGCGCGCTCGGCGGGTCGGGGGAGTTCCAGCCGATGCCGGTCATCGCCGAGGTCGACGACCTCGACGGCGGTCCCGGCTACCCGGTCATCACCGGCGACTACTCGGGGGTGCCCGCGTGGGAGCCCCGCGACGTGGTGCCCGGCACCCCGGTGGCGGCTCCGTCACCGATCTTCACCAAGCTCGACGAGTCGATCGTCGCCGAGGAGCTGGACCGCCTCGGCGGCGACGCCTGA
- a CDS encoding substrate-binding domain-containing protein, whose protein sequence is MSGRPRSRVVGLLVPFGPDADHAGKLPFVETVAAAVREHDHDLLLVTADDGVAGVHRLCDRGLVDALLLMEVESHDRRALAARERGVPVVLIGVPEDPGQTHCVDVDFVAAGALAVAELAACGCRSAALFGHPHDIVERGLGYVARFEGGAVAEAARRELPLQVLPPVDLDRAAVDAALDVVLSEEEEDGVLPGLVLPHPESLPGVLAALADRGLVPGVHLAVVALCTDQVAAALSPPLTSVSQEPLEVSRRAVEAVFGLLEGDDDDQRPRVELVRPRLTRRASTPATRSP, encoded by the coding sequence GTGAGCGGTCGACCCAGGTCCCGCGTGGTGGGCCTGCTGGTGCCCTTCGGCCCGGACGCCGACCACGCGGGCAAGCTGCCGTTCGTGGAGACCGTGGCCGCCGCGGTCCGCGAGCACGACCACGACCTCCTCCTCGTCACCGCCGACGACGGCGTGGCCGGCGTCCATCGCCTCTGCGACCGGGGGCTCGTCGACGCGCTCCTGCTCATGGAGGTCGAGTCCCACGACCGCCGGGCGCTCGCCGCCCGCGAGCGGGGCGTGCCCGTGGTCCTCATCGGAGTCCCGGAAGACCCCGGCCAGACCCACTGCGTCGACGTCGACTTCGTCGCCGCCGGGGCGCTCGCCGTGGCCGAGCTCGCCGCCTGCGGCTGCCGCTCGGCCGCGCTGTTCGGGCACCCCCACGACATCGTCGAGCGGGGCCTGGGCTACGTCGCGCGCTTCGAGGGCGGCGCGGTGGCCGAGGCCGCGCGCCGCGAGCTGCCGCTGCAGGTGCTGCCCCCGGTGGACCTGGACCGCGCCGCGGTCGACGCCGCCCTCGACGTGGTGCTGTCCGAGGAGGAGGAGGACGGCGTGCTGCCCGGGCTCGTCCTGCCGCACCCCGAGTCGCTGCCCGGCGTGCTGGCGGCCCTCGCCGACCGCGGGCTGGTGCCGGGCGTCCACCTCGCGGTGGTGGCGCTGTGCACCGACCAGGTGGCTGCGGCGCTGTCGCCGCCGCTCACCAGCGTCTCGCAGGAGCCGCTGGAGGTGTCCCGGCGCGCCGTGGAGGCCGTCTTCGGCCTCCTCGAGGGGGACGACGACGACCAGCGCCCGCGCGTCGAGCTGGTGCGGCCCCGGCTCACGCGCCGGGCGAGCACGCCCGCGACCCGCTCGCCCTGA
- a CDS encoding Gfo/Idh/MocA family protein, with protein sequence MIGNGSTGRSDALRVVQVGAGAMGGAWLSMVAESADVELVGLVDLDLDAARRQLAERGHADVAVGTDAVALASETGATAVLDITVPGAHHPVTTAALFAGLPVLGEKPCAATLAQSLSLVAAAEVSEKLFMVSQSRRWNPQLWAYRDLLRGLGGVGLLQTDFFKAPHFGGFRDAMDHPLLVDMAIHQFDMARFLLGTEPVSVTCEEWNPSWSWYAGDASATAVFEFTGGARYVFNGSWCAPGAETSWNGVWRAGGEKGSALWDGDHEPTVDVADSGAAVPEPGARLPHDGIGGALAVFVDALRTGTTPQSEVHENVLSQAMVEAAVEAAAVGHRVQLDDVLTRAWEQAVEAERREDVREQLRSWTSVRSVLGG encoded by the coding sequence GTGATCGGGAACGGGTCCACCGGGCGCTCGGACGCCCTGAGGGTCGTGCAGGTCGGCGCGGGCGCCATGGGCGGCGCGTGGCTGTCGATGGTGGCGGAGTCGGCTGACGTCGAGCTGGTCGGCCTGGTCGACCTCGACCTCGACGCCGCCCGCCGCCAGCTGGCCGAGCGCGGCCACGCGGACGTCGCCGTGGGGACGGACGCCGTGGCACTGGCCTCCGAGACGGGCGCCACCGCCGTCCTCGACATCACGGTCCCCGGCGCGCACCACCCGGTGACCACCGCCGCCCTGTTCGCCGGGCTGCCGGTGCTGGGCGAGAAGCCGTGCGCGGCCACGCTCGCCCAGTCGCTGTCGCTGGTCGCGGCCGCCGAGGTGAGCGAGAAGCTCTTCATGGTCAGCCAGTCCCGCCGCTGGAACCCCCAGCTGTGGGCCTACCGCGACCTGCTGCGCGGCCTCGGGGGCGTCGGCCTGCTCCAGACCGACTTCTTCAAGGCCCCGCACTTCGGCGGGTTCCGCGACGCCATGGACCACCCGCTGCTCGTGGACATGGCCATCCACCAGTTCGACATGGCGCGCTTCCTCCTCGGCACCGAGCCCGTCTCGGTGACGTGCGAGGAGTGGAACCCCTCGTGGAGCTGGTACGCGGGCGACGCCTCCGCCACGGCGGTGTTCGAGTTCACCGGCGGTGCCCGCTACGTCTTCAACGGCTCCTGGTGCGCTCCGGGTGCCGAGACGTCGTGGAACGGCGTCTGGCGCGCCGGGGGCGAGAAGGGCTCCGCCCTCTGGGACGGGGACCACGAGCCGACCGTCGACGTCGCCGACTCCGGCGCCGCCGTGCCCGAGCCCGGCGCCCGCCTCCCGCACGACGGCATCGGCGGCGCGCTCGCAGTGTTCGTGGACGCGCTGCGCACCGGCACCACGCCGCAGAGCGAGGTGCACGAGAACGTGCTCAGCCAGGCGATGGTGGAGGCCGCTGTCGAGGCGGCGGCCGTCGGGCACCGCGTGCAGCTCGACGACGTGCTCACCCGCGCGTGGGAGCAGGCCGTGGAGGCCGAGCGGCGCGAGGACGTGCGCGAGCAGCTGCGCTCGTGGACGTCGGTGCGCTCCGTCCTCGGCGGCTGA
- a CDS encoding ThuA domain-containing protein: MTSPTNSPTNSAGSATPMSEMKTGDHGEEGGRRFAVTGPDRGADSSVAATGRPIRVTVWGENVHERQEPEVAERYPTGMHGAVAEGIEAHLGERAVVRTATLDADADHGLSEEVLRETDVLTWWGHAAHDQVSDEVVERVHRHVLDGMGLIVLHSGHWSKIFTKLMGTTCTLRWRSEHDRELIWTVDPTHPIAQGVPHPMVIDEDEMYGEFFDVPAPDELVFLSTFTGGEVFRSGMTYKRGHGKIFYFRPGDQDYPTYFHPGVRKVIANAVEWAVTLRARREHPVLLRHDTEDFYRGFDYTGALDPSARVGS; this comes from the coding sequence GTGACCAGCCCCACGAACAGCCCCACGAACAGTGCAGGGAGCGCCACCCCCATGTCAGAGATGAAGACCGGTGACCACGGCGAGGAGGGCGGCCGCCGCTTCGCGGTGACCGGGCCCGATCGCGGCGCCGACTCCAGCGTGGCCGCCACCGGCCGGCCGATCCGCGTCACGGTGTGGGGCGAGAACGTCCACGAGCGCCAGGAGCCGGAGGTCGCCGAGCGCTACCCGACCGGCATGCACGGCGCGGTGGCCGAGGGCATCGAGGCGCACCTGGGGGAGCGGGCCGTGGTCCGCACCGCCACCCTCGACGCCGACGCCGACCACGGCCTGTCCGAGGAGGTGCTGCGCGAGACCGACGTGCTCACCTGGTGGGGCCACGCCGCCCACGACCAGGTCAGCGACGAGGTGGTCGAGCGCGTGCACCGCCACGTGCTCGACGGCATGGGCCTCATCGTGCTGCACTCGGGCCACTGGTCGAAGATCTTCACCAAGCTCATGGGCACGACGTGCACGCTGCGGTGGCGCTCCGAGCACGACCGGGAGCTGATCTGGACGGTCGACCCGACGCACCCCATCGCGCAGGGCGTCCCGCACCCGATGGTCATCGACGAGGACGAGATGTACGGCGAGTTCTTCGACGTGCCCGCCCCCGACGAGCTGGTGTTCCTCTCCACCTTCACCGGCGGGGAGGTGTTCAGGTCCGGCATGACCTACAAGCGCGGCCACGGGAAGATCTTCTACTTCCGCCCCGGTGACCAGGACTACCCCACGTACTTCCACCCGGGCGTGCGCAAGGTCATCGCCAACGCCGTGGAGTGGGCCGTCACCCTGCGCGCCCGCCGCGAGCACCCCGTGCTCCTGCGCCACGACACCGAGGACTTCTACCGCGGCTTCGACTACACCGGCGCCCTCGACCCGTCTGCGAGGGTGGGGTCGTGA
- a CDS encoding carbohydrate ABC transporter permease — protein sequence MLFPLYWMVNVSLQTGGGAVATPWFPESPTLAGYQRAIADQGRNLATSLTVSLGAVVLSLLIAAPAAYALAQFRIRWVTWVLFGILITQMIPGIVVANALYSVFSDIGLLNSVPGLILADSTAGVPFAIIVMKAFMDSIPTSVIEAARVDGASQLRAFVSVVLPMSRNALITAGLFTFLFAWGDFLFALTLTTTETVRPVTLGLYQYIGSYVSDWSPIMATAVLSSLPAIVLLLVAQRYVAAGVTGGAVK from the coding sequence ATGCTCTTCCCGCTCTACTGGATGGTCAACGTCTCGCTGCAGACCGGCGGCGGTGCGGTGGCGACCCCGTGGTTCCCGGAGTCACCCACGCTGGCCGGCTACCAGCGCGCCATCGCCGACCAGGGGCGCAACCTCGCGACCTCCCTGACGGTCAGCCTCGGGGCGGTGGTCCTGTCCCTGCTCATCGCGGCCCCGGCCGCCTACGCGCTCGCCCAGTTCAGGATCCGCTGGGTGACGTGGGTGCTCTTCGGCATCCTCATCACCCAGATGATCCCCGGCATCGTCGTCGCGAACGCCCTCTACAGCGTGTTCAGCGACATCGGCCTGCTCAACTCGGTCCCGGGCCTGATCCTCGCCGACTCCACGGCGGGCGTGCCGTTCGCGATCATCGTCATGAAGGCGTTCATGGACTCGATCCCCACCTCGGTCATCGAGGCGGCCCGGGTGGACGGCGCCAGCCAGCTGCGCGCCTTCGTCTCCGTCGTGCTGCCGATGAGCCGCAACGCGCTCATCACCGCCGGCCTGTTCACGTTCCTCTTCGCCTGGGGCGACTTCCTGTTCGCCCTCACCCTGACCACCACCGAGACCGTCCGGCCGGTGACCCTGGGCCTCTACCAGTACATCGGGAGCTACGTCAGCGACTGGTCGCCGATCATGGCCACCGCCGTGCTGTCGTCGCTGCCGGCGATCGTCCTGCTCCTCGTCGCCCAGCGGTACGTCGCCGCCGGCGTCACCGGGGGAGCCGTCAAGTGA
- a CDS encoding carbohydrate ABC transporter permease, which produces MSTSSTLAPASGSPARGGGAQASSSRGTRRSGARLRARAAEIAFLVPALVYLVLFFGYPVVKNVVMGFQDYTTKTFFTGEAPWVGLANYEAVLSSSLFDKALLNTVLFTGGSILGQFVLGLAIAVFFRRAFPLSGFLRALLLLPWLVPLIASAAVWRWILDTDYGALNRLLSALPFVDAHPQWLTSTSLALVTVIGVNIWLGIPFNATILYGGLQEIPEELYEAGALDGATGWRAFRHITWPLLRPVVTVVLVLGVVYTLKVLDIILGLTSGGPANSTQTIATLSYQTSFVQFKFGEGAALGNVLVVLSLLFAVIYLRLNRKAVDE; this is translated from the coding sequence ATGAGCACCTCGAGCACGCTCGCCCCCGCGAGCGGCTCGCCGGCCCGGGGCGGCGGCGCGCAGGCGTCGTCGTCCCGGGGCACCCGGCGGTCTGGCGCGCGCCTGCGGGCGCGCGCCGCCGAGATCGCCTTCCTCGTGCCGGCCCTGGTCTACCTCGTGCTGTTCTTCGGCTACCCGGTCGTCAAGAACGTCGTCATGGGGTTCCAGGACTACACGACGAAGACGTTCTTCACCGGCGAGGCGCCCTGGGTGGGCCTGGCCAACTACGAGGCCGTGCTGTCCAGCTCCCTGTTCGACAAGGCGCTGCTCAACACGGTCCTGTTCACCGGCGGCTCGATCCTGGGCCAGTTCGTCCTGGGCCTGGCGATCGCCGTCTTCTTCCGCCGCGCGTTCCCGCTGTCGGGGTTCCTGCGAGCGCTGCTGCTGCTGCCGTGGCTGGTCCCGCTCATCGCCTCGGCGGCGGTGTGGCGCTGGATCCTCGACACCGACTACGGCGCCCTCAACCGGCTGCTGTCCGCGCTGCCCTTCGTCGACGCCCACCCGCAGTGGCTGACCAGCACGTCGCTGGCGCTGGTGACGGTCATCGGCGTCAACATCTGGCTTGGCATCCCCTTCAACGCCACCATCCTCTACGGCGGCCTGCAGGAGATCCCCGAGGAGCTGTACGAGGCCGGCGCCCTGGACGGCGCCACCGGCTGGCGCGCCTTCCGCCACATCACCTGGCCGCTGCTGCGCCCGGTCGTCACCGTGGTGCTCGTGCTGGGCGTGGTCTACACGCTCAAGGTGCTGGACATCATCCTGGGGCTGACCAGCGGGGGCCCTGCCAACTCGACCCAGACGATCGCCACGCTGAGCTACCAGACCTCGTTCGTGCAGTTCAAGTTCGGCGAGGGCGCGGCCCTGGGCAACGTCCTCGTGGTCCTCTCCCTGCTGTTCGCGGTCATCTACCTGCGACTCAACCGGAAGGCGGTCGACGAGTGA
- a CDS encoding sugar ABC transporter substrate-binding protein, whose protein sequence is MARRRVLTTALAAGAAVLLPLTLAACGGSASNSGSSGSGSGGATSLTLQDYYTDDPGKTVWEGIYKSCADAAGVTVTPVHIAGKDLIPKVLQQAQSKTLPDVLMLDNPDLQQIASSGALADLSQFGVSSDGYADGIVKASTYEGKLYGLQPTTNSIALFYNKKMFADAGIANPPQTWDELQADAKALTKDGKYGLALSAINTYEGTWQFLPFFWSAGGDEKDINTPQAAQALQLWVDMFKDGSISKSAVNWTQADVKDQFAAGNAAMMVNGPWQFPSLATSGVDYAVAPIPPPTAGGKTVSPLGGETWTVPETGNKDKQAKAAEIVKCINSDANQKLIADKNNTVPTKTALAEQYASSDSPIAGFAKLVPDLRARTGELGDKWPDAATKIYTAVQNAVVNGQAPSAALAAAQNG, encoded by the coding sequence ATGGCTCGACGGCGAGTTCTCACCACCGCGCTGGCGGCGGGGGCAGCGGTGCTGCTGCCCCTCACCCTCGCGGCCTGCGGTGGCAGCGCCTCCAACAGCGGCAGCTCCGGCAGCGGTTCGGGGGGTGCCACCTCCCTGACCCTGCAGGACTACTACACCGACGACCCGGGCAAGACGGTCTGGGAGGGCATCTACAAGAGCTGCGCGGACGCCGCCGGCGTGACGGTCACCCCGGTCCACATCGCGGGCAAGGACCTCATCCCCAAGGTGCTGCAGCAGGCGCAGAGCAAGACGCTGCCCGACGTCCTCATGCTCGACAACCCCGACCTGCAGCAGATCGCCTCCTCCGGCGCGCTGGCCGACCTGTCCCAGTTCGGCGTCTCCTCCGACGGCTACGCCGACGGCATCGTCAAGGCGAGCACCTACGAGGGCAAGCTCTACGGGCTGCAGCCGACCACCAACTCGATCGCGCTCTTCTACAACAAGAAGATGTTCGCCGACGCCGGCATCGCCAACCCGCCCCAGACCTGGGACGAGCTGCAGGCCGACGCCAAGGCGCTCACCAAGGACGGCAAGTACGGCCTGGCGCTGTCGGCGATCAACACCTACGAGGGCACCTGGCAGTTCCTGCCGTTCTTCTGGTCCGCCGGCGGTGACGAGAAGGACATCAACACCCCGCAGGCCGCGCAGGCGCTGCAGCTGTGGGTGGACATGTTCAAGGACGGCTCCATCTCGAAGTCGGCGGTCAACTGGACCCAGGCCGACGTCAAGGACCAGTTCGCCGCGGGCAACGCCGCGATGATGGTCAACGGCCCGTGGCAGTTCCCGAGCCTGGCCACCAGCGGCGTCGACTACGCCGTGGCGCCGATCCCGCCGCCCACCGCCGGGGGCAAGACGGTCTCCCCGCTGGGCGGGGAGACCTGGACCGTGCCCGAGACCGGGAACAAGGACAAGCAGGCGAAGGCCGCCGAGATCGTCAAGTGCATCAACTCGGACGCCAACCAGAAGCTGATCGCCGACAAGAACAACACGGTGCCCACCAAGACGGCCCTGGCCGAGCAGTACGCGAGCTCGGACTCCCCGATCGCCGGGTTCGCCAAGCTGGTGCCGGACCTGCGGGCCCGCACCGGTGAGCTGGGCGACAAGTGGCCCGACGCCGCCACCAAGATCTACACGGCCGTGCAGAACGCGGTGGTGAACGGCCAGGCGCCGTCAGCGGCGCTCGCGGCCGCCCAGAACGGCTGA
- a CDS encoding LacI family DNA-binding transcriptional regulator produces MAKLAGVSQSTVSYVLSGKRPISPETRKRVEGAIAELTFQPNAGARALASQRTQVIGLVAPFGVTSDHSGLLPFIETIAKSVREHDHDLLLVTNDEGADGLVRVAGRRIVDALVVMEVEARDERIPVAAGLDVPVVLIGVPDDRAGLPCVDVDFHTAGALAVAELAEVGCRSAAVLGYSSAEVDRGINYVTRFLEGVRAEAARQGLPLVEVSPVELDRASVDAALDEVLSVEGEDGELPGLVLPHTEGVTGVLRALADRGLVPGEHLAVVAMSTDAAAEEFTTPLTNVSLEPRDVSRRAVETLFRLLDPDPADPAAAECRVDLVQPRLTRRASTPARLRPPAPPQPPALAAATSSA; encoded by the coding sequence GTGGCGAAGCTCGCTGGCGTCTCCCAGAGCACCGTCTCCTACGTCCTGTCCGGCAAGCGCCCCATCTCCCCGGAGACCCGCAAGCGCGTCGAGGGCGCCATCGCTGAGCTGACGTTCCAGCCCAACGCCGGCGCCCGCGCCCTGGCCAGCCAGCGCACCCAGGTCATCGGGCTGGTCGCCCCGTTCGGCGTGACGTCGGACCACTCCGGCCTGCTGCCCTTCATCGAGACCATCGCCAAGTCCGTCCGCGAGCACGACCACGACCTGCTCCTCGTCACCAACGACGAGGGTGCGGACGGCCTGGTGCGGGTGGCGGGCCGGCGCATCGTGGACGCGCTCGTGGTCATGGAGGTCGAGGCGCGCGACGAGCGCATCCCCGTGGCCGCCGGCCTCGACGTCCCCGTGGTGCTCATCGGCGTCCCCGACGACCGAGCCGGCCTGCCCTGCGTCGACGTCGACTTCCACACCGCCGGCGCGCTGGCCGTGGCCGAGCTGGCCGAGGTCGGCTGCCGCAGCGCGGCGGTGCTCGGCTACTCCTCCGCGGAGGTCGACCGCGGCATCAACTACGTGACCCGCTTCCTCGAGGGCGTCCGTGCCGAGGCCGCCCGCCAGGGCCTGCCCCTGGTGGAGGTCTCCCCGGTCGAGCTGGACCGCGCCTCGGTGGACGCCGCGCTGGACGAGGTGCTGTCGGTGGAGGGGGAGGACGGCGAGCTGCCCGGCCTCGTGCTCCCGCACACCGAGGGCGTCACCGGCGTGCTCCGGGCCCTGGCCGACCGCGGCCTCGTGCCGGGGGAGCACCTGGCCGTGGTCGCCATGAGCACCGACGCCGCGGCGGAGGAGTTCACCACCCCGCTGACCAACGTCTCCCTGGAGCCGCGCGACGTGTCGCGGCGCGCGGTGGAGACGCTGTTCCGCCTCCTCGACCCCGACCCCGCGGACCCGGCTGCCGCGGAGTGCCGCGTCGACCTGGTGCAGCCCCGGCTGACGCGCCGGGCCAGCACGCCGGCCCGGCTGCGGCCCCCGGCGCCGCCCCAGCCCCCGGCCCTCGCGGCCGCCACGTCCTCGGCCTGA